In one window of Gossypium arboreum isolate Shixiya-1 chromosome 4, ASM2569848v2, whole genome shotgun sequence DNA:
- the LOC108459846 gene encoding uncharacterized protein LOC108459846, with protein sequence MVRPLYTEENKGERTPHLLLASIPMTGKKMVRQSRLRNLLSNSDVREGDEDFSRYFIKVRMLLACVWGAGVAYEGCGVAAASWGIRRPGVARLLVRATAQGNPCPRVC encoded by the exons ATGGTGAGGCCTCTCTATACCGAAGAAAACAAAGGAGAAAGAACCCCCCACCTTCTCCTTGCGTCGATTCCGATGACGGGaaagaaaatg GTTCGTCAATCTCGACTTCGAAATCTCCTCTCAAACTCCGATGTCCGCGAAGGAGATGAGGATTTCAGTCGTTATTTCATAAAG GTACGGATGCTACTGGCATGTGTATGGGGTGCGGGCGTGGCGTACGAGGGCTGTGGTGTGGCTGCTGCAAGTTGGGGCATACGGAGGCCTGGAGTGGCTAGGCTGCTAGTGAGGGCTACGGCGCAAGGGAACCCTTGCCCTAGGGTTTGCTGA